A stretch of Mus musculus strain C57BL/6J chromosome 19, GRCm38.p6 C57BL/6J DNA encodes these proteins:
- the Cd5 gene encoding T-cell surface glycoprotein CD5 isoform X1 has translation MDSHEVLLAATYLLGTLAAFCLGQSGRGGLDIQVMLSGSNSKCQGQVEIQMENKWKTVCSSSWRLSQDHSKNAQQASAVCKQLRCGDPLALGPFPSLNRPQNQVFCQGSPWSISNCNNTSSQDQCLPLSLICLEPQRTTPPPTTTPPTTVPEPTAPPRLQLVPGHEGLRCTGVVEFYNGSWGGTILYKAKDRPLPIRWEAPNGSCVSLQQCFQKTTAQEGGQALTVICSDFQPKVQSRLVGGSSVCEGIAEVRQRSQWEALCDSSAARGRGRWEELCREQQCGDLISFHTVDADKTSPGFLCAQEKLSQCYHLQKKKHCNKRVFVTCQDPNPAGLAPGTVASIILTLVLLVVLLAMCGPLVYKKLVKKFRQKKQRQWIGPTGVNQNMSFHRSHTATVRSQVENPTASHVDNEYSQPPRNSHLSAYPALEGALHRSSTQPDNSSDSDYDLQVAQRL, from the exons CGGCTTTCTGCCTCGGACAGTCTGGAAGGGGTGGCCTAG ATATCCAGGTGATGCTAAGTGGCTCCAATTCCAAGTGTCAGGGTCAAGTGGAGATCCAGATGGAAAACAAGTGGAAAACAGTGTGCAGTTCCAgttggaggctgagccaggaccATTCGAAAAATGCCCAGCAGGCCTCTGCAGTGTGCAAACAGCTGAGATGTGGTGACCCCTTGGCCCTTGGTCCTTTCCCTTCATTGAACAGACCCCAGAACCAGGTCTTCTGCCAAGGATCTCCGTGGTCTATATCCAACTGCAACAACACAAGTTCACAAGACCAGTGCCTTCCGCTGAGCCTGATCTGCCTAG AGCCCCAGAGAACGACACCTCCACCCACAACCACCCCACCCACCACCGTGCCGGAGCCCACAG ctcctcccagatTGCAGCTGGTGCCAGGACACGAAGGCCTGAGGTGCACAGGTGTGGTGGAATTCTACAATGGCAGCTGGGGTGGCACCATCCTCTACAAGGCCAAGGACAG GCCCTTGCCAATTCGATGGGAGGCCCCGAACGGGAGCTGTGTCTCACTACAGCAGTGCTTCCAGAAAACAACGGCCCAGGAGGGCGGCCAGGCGCTCACCGTCATCTGCTCTG ATTTCCAGCCCAAGGTTCAGAGCCGCCTGGTCGGGGGCAGCAGTGTGTGTGAGGGCATCGCTGAAGTGCGCCAGAGATCACAGTGGGAGGCCCTGTGTGACAGTTCTGCAGCCAGGGGCCGGGGACGGTGGGAAGAGCTATGTCGGGAGCAGCAGTGTGGCGACCTCATCTCCTTCCACACGGTGGATGCTGACAAAACCTCCCCCGGGTTCCTCTGTGCCCAGGAGAAGCTGTCTCAGTGTTAccatctccagaaaaaaaaacactgcaaCAAGAGGGTATTCGTCACAT GCCAAGACCCAAACCCAGCGGGCCTGGCCCCAGGCACTGTGGCAAGCATCATCCTGACCCTTGTACTCCTGGTGGTGCTGCTGGCCATGTGTGGTCCTCTGGTCTACAAGAAGCTGGTGAAGAAAT TTCGTCAGAAAAAGCAGCGTCAGTGGATTGGCCCCACAGGAGTGAACCAGAACA TGTCTTTCCATCGAAGCCACACAGCAACTGTGCGGTCCCAAGTTGAGAACCCAACAGCCTCTCATGTGGACAATGAATACAGCCAGCCTCCCAGGAACTCTCACCTGTCTGCTTATCcag CTCTGGAAGGAGCCCTACACCGATCTTCTACACAACCTGACAACTCCTCTGACAGTGACTATGACCTGCAAGTGGCTCAGAGACTGTAA
- the Cd5 gene encoding T-cell surface glycoprotein CD5 precursor encodes MDSHEVLLAATYLLGTLAAFCLGQSGRGGLDIQVMLSGSNSKCQGQVEIQMENKWKTVCSSSWRLSQDHSKNAQQASAVCKQLRCGDPLALGPFPSLNRPQNQVFCQGSPWSISNCNNTSSQDQCLPLSLICLEPQRTTPPPTTTPPTTVPEPTAPPRLQLVPGHEGLRCTGVVEFYNGSWGGTILYKAKDRPLGLGNLICKSLQCGSFLTHLSGTEAAGTPAPAELRDPRPLPIRWEAPNGSCVSLQQCFQKTTAQEGGQALTVICSDFQPKVQSRLVGGSSVCEGIAEVRQRSQWEALCDSSAARGRGRWEELCREQQCGDLISFHTVDADKTSPGFLCAQEKLSQCYHLQKKKHCNKRVFVTCQDPNPAGLAPGTVASIILTLVLLVVLLAMCGPLVYKKLVKKFRQKKQRQWIGPTGVNQNMSFHRSHTATVRSQVENPTASHVDNEYSQPPRNSHLSAYPALEGALHRSSTQPDNSSDSDYDLQVAQRL; translated from the exons CGGCTTTCTGCCTCGGACAGTCTGGAAGGGGTGGCCTAG ATATCCAGGTGATGCTAAGTGGCTCCAATTCCAAGTGTCAGGGTCAAGTGGAGATCCAGATGGAAAACAAGTGGAAAACAGTGTGCAGTTCCAgttggaggctgagccaggaccATTCGAAAAATGCCCAGCAGGCCTCTGCAGTGTGCAAACAGCTGAGATGTGGTGACCCCTTGGCCCTTGGTCCTTTCCCTTCATTGAACAGACCCCAGAACCAGGTCTTCTGCCAAGGATCTCCGTGGTCTATATCCAACTGCAACAACACAAGTTCACAAGACCAGTGCCTTCCGCTGAGCCTGATCTGCCTAG AGCCCCAGAGAACGACACCTCCACCCACAACCACCCCACCCACCACCGTGCCGGAGCCCACAG ctcctcccagatTGCAGCTGGTGCCAGGACACGAAGGCCTGAGGTGCACAGGTGTGGTGGAATTCTACAATGGCAGCTGGGGTGGCACCATCCTCTACAAGGCCAAGGACAGGCCCCTGGGCCTGGGGAACCTCATCTGTAAGTCTCTGCAGTGTGGCTCTTTCTTGACACATCTGTCcgggacagaggcagcagggacacCAGCTCCTGCAGAGCTGAGGGACCCCAGGCCCTTGCCAATTCGATGGGAGGCCCCGAACGGGAGCTGTGTCTCACTACAGCAGTGCTTCCAGAAAACAACGGCCCAGGAGGGCGGCCAGGCGCTCACCGTCATCTGCTCTG ATTTCCAGCCCAAGGTTCAGAGCCGCCTGGTCGGGGGCAGCAGTGTGTGTGAGGGCATCGCTGAAGTGCGCCAGAGATCACAGTGGGAGGCCCTGTGTGACAGTTCTGCAGCCAGGGGCCGGGGACGGTGGGAAGAGCTATGTCGGGAGCAGCAGTGTGGCGACCTCATCTCCTTCCACACGGTGGATGCTGACAAAACCTCCCCCGGGTTCCTCTGTGCCCAGGAGAAGCTGTCTCAGTGTTAccatctccagaaaaaaaaacactgcaaCAAGAGGGTATTCGTCACAT GCCAAGACCCAAACCCAGCGGGCCTGGCCCCAGGCACTGTGGCAAGCATCATCCTGACCCTTGTACTCCTGGTGGTGCTGCTGGCCATGTGTGGTCCTCTGGTCTACAAGAAGCTGGTGAAGAAAT TTCGTCAGAAAAAGCAGCGTCAGTGGATTGGCCCCACAGGAGTGAACCAGAACA TGTCTTTCCATCGAAGCCACACAGCAACTGTGCGGTCCCAAGTTGAGAACCCAACAGCCTCTCATGTGGACAATGAATACAGCCAGCCTCCCAGGAACTCTCACCTGTCTGCTTATCcag CTCTGGAAGGAGCCCTACACCGATCTTCTACACAACCTGACAACTCCTCTGACAGTGACTATGACCTGCAAGTGGCTCAGAGACTGTAA